The window GGTCAGTTTAACGATGTAATCAAGTGTCTTCATGAAAACCTCCTTATTTATAAACTATTATATCATGTTTTAGGACATTTTTTTGCTATAATGAAGACATGAAAACCTACCAGAAGATTTATTTACTATTAAAAGAAAAAGACGACTACGTCAGTGGCGAGGATTTGGCCCAGGAATTGGGGATTTCTCGGACTTCCATTTGGAAAGCCATTCGCCAGTTGGAAGCACATGGTCTGACAATTGAGGCAGCCCGCAATCGTGGCTACAAATTGGCCGAAGGGGATTTGTTGCTGCCAGAGTTGATTTCACAGGAGCTCCAACTCCCTGTCCACCTCAATGCCGATAGTGATTCGACCCAGCTAGATGCCAAGCAAGGTATCGAAGCAGGTCATGCGAGCCCAGCCCTCTATCTAGCTCCCTATCAGAATAAAGCCAAGGGACGATTTGGGCGACCTTTTTATGCTTCCAAATCAGGCGGTATCTATATGTCTCTCCGCCTTTCACCCAATGTCCCCTTCCTTGAATTTAAGCCCTATACCATTCTAGCCGCAGCCGCAGTGGTCAAGGCCATTCAGTCCCTCTGTGACCTAGATGTTCAAATCAAGTGGGTCAATGATATTTATCTGGGGCAGAAGAAAGTTGCTGGAATCCTAACCGAAGCCATTTCTTCCATGGAAAACCAACGGGTGACCGATGTCATTATTGGAGTGGGTATCAATGTCCATATCGATGATTTTCCCAAAGAACTCCGGCAATCAGCTGGCAATCTCTTCGACGACCAACCTCCCTTTACCCGCAACCAGTTGATTACAGCCATTTGGAAAGCATTTTTAGAAACCGATGACAAGGAACTAATTGCCCTTTACAAAGAAAAATCACTTGTTGTTGGCCAACAAGTGAGCTTTATAGAAAATCAGGTTGAATTTAAGGGAACAGCCATCGCAGTCACCGACACAGGCAATCTAGTCATCCAACTGGATAACGGCAAGGCAAAAATCATCTCCAGCGGAGAAATCAGTCTTACTTCTTGGACTGCTTCTCCACCAAACGAATAAAACGTGTCACCTTATAGGCAAAATGAAGATTGCGAAAGGCGATGAAGGCAAAAATACCTGCAAGCAAAAAATCCTTAGAAAGAATGGAAGTATTCATAAAATAAATAGCGATAATTGTCGAAAGAGACAAGAGAAGAAATTGTGACATTTTCATAGATAAATTATACCAAAAAATCAGTCGACTGACTGATTTTTTATATCCCTTCTTTCTATGTATGCTAGTTAAACAAGAAAACACCAACTCAGTCGGTGCTTTCTTAAGGAGATTATGAAAAATATTTAGGATTGACTATATTATACCTTAGTCAACCACATTCCACATCAGTCCTAAGACCGATATTGCTATCAATCATTTACTATCTCAACGGTGTCTGCTAGAAAGCCAAATTCTTCTGGAACAGGGCTCTCCTCTTTTTCTACTTCTTGCGTTTTTTGCCCCTTGGCCTTGGCTGAAAATTCAGCCCGAATGCTGACCCAATCTTCTTGAGCAATAGCCAAAATCTGTGGCGAGAAGCCTGCGGCCTTGCTGAGAATATTTCCAAACATGGTATTGAGATTGTCCCGTTTCATAGTCTGTTCAGCATTGAGTGGGGATTCAAAGGCCAAAATCGCATGATTTTCATTCGCAGCGACTGGCTGGGAGCCAACAAGTAAGGCACGATCTGCTCCTGATAAACTCTCGATAATTTCTCCCCAGGCATTTTGCAAGCGAGTCAAATTTTCACGCGCCAATGCTGGATTTTCCATGGCTTCTTGCAAAATAGCATGAACCTTGCTGGTATCCAATCGGTACTTCTTCGGCGCCTGTGGCTTGCGTGAAACTGGCTTAACAGCACTCTGTTGATTTGAGAGTTGGCTTAATTGTTTCTGTAGGTCTGCTACTTGTTGTTGCAAACTGCTTATTTGGCTGACCACATCTGCTGGTAGCTCTGCCATTGCCCCCGAAGCAGAACCACTTTCAGCCAACCGAATGGTCATCATTTCAGCGTAAATCTTAGGTTGAGGGCTAGACTTGATATCCGCCAGGCTCTTGGTCACCAACTCAATCATGGTGAAGATCCGCTCCTGAGCCAGTGCTAGATTGTCCGTAAAACCAGCAGTCAGATGGGTATTCTCACCGCCCGTCTGCACGATAAGGAGGTCACGCAGGTAATGCAAGAGGTCCGTCGCAAAACGGCTCATGCTCTTGCCTTGGTCAAACAAGGTCTGCAGATGAACCAGTGCCGACACACTATCCGCCTGACGCAGACTAGCTATATAGTCATCCAGAGCACGCAGACTGATGGAACCCGTGATTTCCTCTGCGATTTCCAAGGTAACTGTCTGGTCATGGCTGAGACTGAGGGCCTGGTCGAGAATAGACAGAGCATCCCGCATTCCCCCTTCTGCCCGACGGGCAATAATGGTCAAAGCTTGGTCGTCAAATCCAAGACCTTCCTTGGTCAAGATTTGAGCCAAATGGGCCTGAATATCCGTGACCTTGATGGACTTGAATTCAAAACGTTGCACCCTGGATAAGATAGTAGCAGGAATCTTATGCAACTCTGTAGTCGCAAGAATAAAGACCACATTCTCCGTCGGCTCTTCCAAGGTTTTCAAGAGGGCATTAAAAGCCCCTGTCGATAGCATGTGGACCTCGTCAATGATATAAACCTTGTAGGTCGCAAGGCTAGGCGCATAGGTCGATTTGTCCCGAATATCACGGATTTCATCGACACCATTATTGGATGCCGCGTCAATCTCAATCACATCTTCCAGACTGCCCTCGGTAATGGCCTGACAGATGTAGCAGTCATTACAAGGCTCGCCACCCACCTGATTGGGACAGTTCATGGCCTTGGCAAAAATCTTGGCTGTCGAAGTCTTACCCGTACCACGAGGCCCAGAAAAAAGATAGGCATGGCTAATTTTCCCCTGCTCAATGGCCTGCTTGAGCGTGGTCGCCACCACCTCCTGCCCCACCATCTCCCCAAAGGTCTGGCTGCGGTATTTCCGATATAAAGCTTGGTACATTACCCTTTTTCTCCAAACATAGCAAAATTCCAGTCTGTTTTCTCCACCAGGAGCGCAACAAACTGCTCTAAGTACTCTTGGTCAATGGCATCATAATCCGCTACCAATCTCGAATCCAAGTCCAAAACGCCCAAAAGCTGGTCGTTTTTCAGCATGGGTACTACGATTTCCGAAAGGGCTGCCGCATCGCAAGAAATATAGTTATCATGCAGACGGACATCGTCTACGAGAATGGTCTGGCGTTTAGAAGCAGATTCACCGCAAACACCCTTTCCAAGTGCAATATGGACGCAGGAAACGCCACCCTGAAAAGGCCCTAAAATCAATTCTTGACCATCATACAAGTAAAAACCTGTGAAGACAGAATTAGGCAAAGCCTGATTGAGAAGCGCTGAAGCATTTGACAGATTAGCCAGAGCGTTGGTTTCCCCATCTAACAGAGCTTCCAACTGGGTCAAAAGTAATTGGTAATTTGATTTTTTTTCTTCAATATTCATAGAAACATTATAGCATAGAAAGACCAACTTTTATAGTCCAAGCAAAAAGAAAAAGGCTTTCGCCTATTTCCAAATCCAAAAGATAATAAGGACATCAATCAAGACACCCACAGCCCAAGCTAGCTGAAAATACTTTTTCTGGGTTTTGTGGCGGAAATGGGTGCCACCTGCCCAGGCACCTAGACCACCGCCCAAGTAAGCCATTAGTAATAAGTTTTTTTCAGAAATTCGATAGGCATCCTTTCTGGCCTTGCCCTTATCCAGACCATAGGTCAGAAACACGATTATATTCCAGACCATCAAGACCATACTCACCATTTGTTGAATGGACATTATCTTCTCCTTCTCTCACATTGCTTTTATAACTCTAACATAATCTATCTTAGAGTACAAGAAAAAACGGCTCAGATGTCCGAACCGTTTATAAACTTGCTAGGGTATCTTCCAACCACTTGAGCTGGGCACGATTGCGCTCAATTGCTCGGGTCAAAATCAAGTAATGACCATAGTTGTCTTGAATACTCTCCTTGGTTGAGAATAACTCAACCTTGCGACTGTCTAGGTGTTTCAAGTGCTTGGTGACTAATTCAATTTGATTCTCCAACAAACCTGGTATCCGTGGATCTTTCTTATCACGGATAAAGAACATCTTAATAGAAAATAGATCCTTTTGTTGAGGAGTTTCATCATTTGGAATGGATAGCCAATCTTCCAAAATCTGACGACCTGTCGCAGTCATAGCATACTGCTTCTCTTTTTCATTGCCAGGAACCGCATGACAGGTAATCAATTCTTCCTTGGTCATGCGTTTTAGCTCTGGATAGACTTGGCTATGAGCTACCTGCCAAAATTCTCCTAAATCGCGTTGAACATAGTCGGTAATCTGCTTACCAGTTACCATCTGACCGCTAGCACCCATTATCCCTAGTATTATATGGGGTAATATTCTCTGCTTGGGCATCTTAACCACGCTCTCTTAATATACTCTCCACCTTGGTGTTGATCAAGTCGATGGCTACAAGATTGCTGACGCCTTCAGGAATGACGATATCTGCATAGCGCTTAGTCGGCTCGATAAACTGGTGATACATAGGTTTCACCACCGTGGTGTACTGTTCAATGATACTATCTAAGCTACGCCCACGTTCTTCCATATCTCTCTTAATACGGCGAATGATGCGAATATCATCGTCAGTATCGACGAAGATTTTAATATCCATCAAATCCCGCAACCGCTTGTCTTCCAATACCAAAATACCTTCCACAATAAATACATCTTGTGGTTCCTGATGATAGGTTTTATCTGAACGGGTGTGCTGAGTGTAATCATATATCGGAATATCCACCGAACGCCCTGCCAACAATTCACCCAGGTGGTAAATCATCAAATCTGTGTCAAAGGCTAGTGGATGGTCATAATTGGTCAATATCCGTTCTTCAAAGGTTAGGTGTGACTGATTCTTATAGTAAGAATCGTGTTCAATCATTGATATGCGAGCATTTGGGAAATTATCCAGAATGGCACGCGACACACTTGTCTTGCCACCCCCAGATCCGCCGGTTACGCCAATAATAATGGGTTTCTGAGTCATCATCATCTCCTTCTATTTTCAATACTATTTTACCATGAAACATGGTATAATGGAAAGGATAACACATAAAGAAATGAGAATTTATGCTAAATTTTGGAATTATTGGTACTTCAGACATCAGTCACAAGTTCATTTCCTCTGCTCATTTGAGTAAATATCTTCAATTATCAGCGATATTTTCAAGAAAACTGGAAACTGCTATGTCATTTTCAACAAATTACGAAAATGTAAAATTATACACAGAATGGATAAAATTCCTTTCTACACCCATTGACTTGGTCTATATTGCCAGTCCAAATGCCTTGCATTTTGAACAAGCAAAATCTGTTCTCATGGCCGGCAAACACGCTATCGTTGAAAAGCCTATGGTGTCCACACCTCAAGAATTGGCCCAACTTCGTCAAATTGCCCAGGAAAATGGTGTCTTCCTATTTGAAGCAGCCCGCAATTACCACGAGGAAGCCATCGCTATTATTAGGGACTTCTTGAAGGATAAGACTGTTTGGGGTGCCAACTTCTCCTATGCCAAATATTCTTCTAAAATGCCTGACCTCTTGGCAGGACAGACCCCAAATATCTTTTCAACTGATTTTTCAGGCGGAGCCTTGATGGATCTGGGTGTCTATACCCTCTATACTGCCATTGGCCTCTTTGGCAGACCAAATGCGGCTCGATACGCTGCCCACCAACTCCCTTCATCCATTGATTTGAATGGGACTGGGCAACTGATTTATGATGATTTTCTAGTAAGCATTCAGGCTGGAAAGAATATCACTAGCAATCTACCAAGTGAAATTTATACCAGTGAAGGCACCCTCACCCTCAACGCCTGCCAACATATCAGCTCTGCTGTTTTTACCAAACATGACGGTAGCCAACTTGTCCTTCCTATCCAAGCACAAGTAGATTCTATGCTGGAGGAGGTACAAGCCATTGCCCAAGTTATCCAGGCAGGCAATCACGACCTGGCTAATAAATGGCTGGATGTGGCTGAGGCGGTCCATCATACTCTCTACACCATGCGCCAAGACGCAGGAATAATTTTTAAGGCGGATACCCATGAAAACTAATTTCCCAACTAGCTGGACTGACCAGTTGACTCAACTTGGCTTTGAGCATTTTACACCCATTCAAGTCCAAGCCTTCCAGCCAATCAGAACTGGCAAATCCCTATTGGCAATCAGTCCAACTGGTACGGGTAAGACCCTTGCCTACCTCTGGCCCAGCCTACTTGCACTGACACCAAAAAAATCTCAACAATTGCTGATCCTGGCTCCCAATACAGAGTTGGCTGGTCAAATCTTTGATGTCTGCAAAACCTGGTCAGATACCATTGGTCTTAACGCCCAACTCTTTCTATCTGGCTCTAGTCAGAAGCGTCAAATTGAGCGACTAAAAAAAGGACCCGAAATCCTAATTGGGACTCCTGGTCGTATTTTCGAGCTCATTAAATTGAAAAAAATCAAGATGATGAATGTTAACACTATCATTTTGGATGAATTTGACCAACTCTTCTCTGATTCTCAATATCATTTTGTGGAAAAGATTATCGGCTATGTGCCACGTGACCACCAGTTGATTTACATGAGCGCAACAGCTAAGTTTGACCATCAAAAGATTGCTCAAGATATTGAAAGTATCGACTTATCTGAACAGAAATTGGACAATATCCAGCATTGCTATATGTTGGTAGACAAGCGTGACCGTTTGGAAACTCTACGTAAGTTTGCCAATATTCCAGATTTTCGTGCCCTTACTTTCTTCAATAGCCTGTCAGACCTTGGCGCCAGCGAAGATAAGTTGCTCTACAACGGTGTCAATGCTGTTTCCCTGGCCTCTGATGTTAATGTTAAATTCCGTAAGGTCATTATCGAGCGTTTTAAAAACCACGAACTCAATATCTTGCTAGCTACAGATTTGGTCGCGCGTGGGATTGATATTGATAATTTGGAATGTGTCCTTAACTTTGAAGTACCTTTTGATCAGGAAGCCTACACCCACAGGGCTGGACGAACTGGTCGCATGGGCAAGGACGGACTGGTCATTACCCTGGTTTCTAGCCCAAGTGAAGTCAAACAGTTAAAAAAATATGCAAATGTTCAAGAAGTTATCTTGAAGAACCAAGAACTATATAAAGTATAAGAAAAAGGAGGTCGAAACCTCCTTTTTAATGTTGTGCTGGACCACTGGCTTCCTGATCATAATAAATATGTTGGGGATTGAGATTTGGTCCCAATAATTCTGTTATCGTCACTAGATTGTAGCCCTCAGATGTGAGGAACTGTAAGACAGGTTCCAAACTATTCACTGTCGGCTGACGGATATCATGCATAAGGATGATGCAGCCAGGACAAGCTTGCTCTTTCACTCTTTCAAAAATGGCATGGCTATCTCGATTTGACCAATCCTCCGTATCTACATTCCAATAAATAGACGGTAATCCCATGGCATCTACCACAGCCTGGTTGATGGCCCCATAAGGTGGTCTCACCATAGTAGGACGCTTCCCAATAGCTTTTTCAACGATAGCCTGTGTCAACTCAATTTCTTGCTGGACTTGCTCTGGAGACAGATGGGTCAAGTTGGAATGGCTCCAAGTATGGTTAGCAACTTCATGCCCTTCCGCTACCATCCGTTGTAAGATAGCTTCGTTCCCTTCTACTACACTTCCCAGTACAAAGAAGGTAGCCTTGACATTGTATGTCTTCAAGAGGTCCAAAATAACTGGTGTCGTTGCAGGGTTTGGTCCATCATCAAAGGTCAAGGCAATCTGACGAAGAGCTTTTTTATCCACTTGATTCTGAGCAAAAAACTGATCATAATTGGCCTTGTCAACATCTGCCAGATAGTCCCCCTTCATTATCGGGAAGAAATCTGAAATAGCTAGTTCCAGACTAGCTGTCTTAAAGACTTCCTCAGACAATGCCAGAACCAACTGACTATTGGCATAACTAAAAACGACTGTTTCCAAGTCTAGATTTTGAAACTCTGCAATAATCCTTGCTTTTTCCGCCTCATCCAAGCCTTGACTAGTCAATTTTTCCTGCAACTTATGGACCATGATGGTCTTAGCAGCATTCAAGTCTAGAAACATATCTCCTAGGGTGAAGAGTTGCTGATCTTCTGTCAGCAAGACACGCTCTGGGGTAACTTCTTCCTCTTTTTTTACTTGTAAGGGTTGGACAGCATACTGCTCACTATGGATCTCATGAGCCCGAACCTTCTTAAAATTGGTCTGTCCCTCCTTGGCATGAACCACAAGGACATTTTTTATCTTGCCTGATGGCTTCTTATAGCCTAACTTATGACGGATATGTCCCACAATTTTTTGTTCTAGTTGGGTAATTCTCTGACCAGAGGGGTCTTTGGGTATGGTCGCAACCACATGGGTAGAACCGATATTCCCCTCCTCTAAATCAGATGCTTGTCCTTTCAGTACCAGTTCTTCTTTTTCTTTAATAAAATGCGTTAATTGCCAATCTTGGAAGTTGCGGTATAGATAAATACTTGCAACCACCATCATGGCTACTAGAAATGCATTCAAGAGAAGCCAAAACAACTTTTTCATTTTATATTCATTCCTTTTCATATTCACCTTATACTATAATATAGGTTTATCGTCTTTCTGTCAAGCATATCAAAAATTGTTCAACCCTCAAAACGAATATTCTTCCTGTTCATAGAAAAAAAAAGACTGCCGAGGCAATCTTTTAAGCTTAATCAGCACGGATGACTTCTACACGGTAGCCATCTGGATCTGTCACAAAATAGTAGCGACCTGGACTACCTGGCAAGCCCTTAATGTCTGTAGTTGGATAGCCCAGCTCCTTATGCTTGGCATTGTCCCCCTCCAAATCATCGGAAGAAAGGGCCAGGTGTGAGAAACCATCTCCTACAATATAAGGACCGTGATCATAGTTATAGGTCAACTCAATCTCAAAGTCATCACCATCAAGTGCCAAGTAAACCAAGATAAACTTGTGCTCTGGATAGTCTTTGCGACGAGTTTCTTTAAATCCGAAAGCTTCCTCATAAAATTTTTGTGAAGCTTCTAAGTTTTCAACACGCAAGCAGGCGTGCAACATTTTCTTACTAGCCATCATAAACTCCTTTTGCCTGTTAATAGTCTAAGTATATCATATTCTTAGTAAAAAAACTTCTGATTAGTATGCAAAAACACCTGAGCAAGCTCAGGTGTCAATGGATTATGCTTCCAAGTAGTACTCTTTCACAATGTTCAAGTTTTCATCCAATTCGAAAACAAGTGGTGGGAAATTTGGAATTTCCACGTCCATGATTTCGTCATCAGACAAGCCTTTGATGTGTTTTACAAGGGCACGAATAGAGTTACCGTGTGCACCTACGAATACGTTTTTACCATCTTTCAAAGCTGGAGCAATCTTGTCTTCCCAGAATGGAAGTGCGCGCTCAAGCGTTACTTTCAAGTTTTCTGCATCTGGGATAACAGAACCGTCAAGGTGAGCATAACGACGGTCAGTGTGCGCTGAATGCTCATGATCCTTAGCCATTTCTGGTGGCAAAGTATCATAAGAACGACGCCAGATGTGAACTTGATCATCACCAAATTCTGCTGCTGCTTCAGCCTTGTTCAAGCCAGTCAAACCGCCGTAGTGACGCTCGTTCAAACGCCATGATTTTTCAACTGGTACCCACAATTGATCTGCAGCTTCAAGAGCCAAGTTTGTTGTCTTGATAGCGCGTTTCAATACTGATGTAAAAGCAAGATCAAATTCAATACCTGCTTCTTTGATCAATTTACCAGCATCGATTGCTTGTTGAGTACCTTTTTCAGACAAATCAACATCAGCCCAACCAGTGAAAAGGTTAGCTTTGTTCCATTCAGACTCACCATGGCGAGCAAAAACCAATTTTACCATTTATGGATTCTCCTTTATATTTTGAGGTCTCCCTCTTATACTTCTCTATTTTACACGAAAATGAAAAAAAATGCTAGCTTTTCCACAATCTGTTTACGCTTTCATTCACTTACATGTAAATTCAGTCTGTAGACCTATCTTTCTTCTTATGAAAAAAAAATAAAATCATGGTATAATAGTTGGGCTGAACACGACAGTTCAAAACGATACCATATAGGAGTTATCATGCAAAAAGTAGCTATCGTGTCTGCCTACCGTTCTGCCATTGGCAGTTTCGGAGGTAGTCTAAAAGATATAAACATTGCTGATTTGGGGGCTCAAGTCCTTGAAGCAGCCCTACAAAATAAACACATCCCAGCTGACCTTATCGACGAAGTAATCTTTGGTAACGTCCTTTCTGCTGGTCACGGACAAAATATTGCTCGCCAGATTGCTCTCAAGGCTGGACTTCCAGAAACCACCTCAGCCTACTGTGTTAATAAGGTTTGTGGCTCTGGACTAAAATCAGTCCTCCTGGCCGCCCAATCCATCCTACTAGGCGACAACGATGTAGTTGTTGCCGGAGGCATTGAAATCATGAGCCAGGCTGCCTACCTATCCAAATCCAGCCGTTTTGGCAGCAAATTTGGTCATATCAGCTTAGAAGATTCCATGCTGACAGACGGTCTGACAGACGCCTTCAATGACTACCACATGGGCATTACGGCGGAAAATGTTGCCGAACGCTACCAAATCAGTCGTGAAGCACAAGATGCCTTTGCCTACGCTAGTCAAGAAAAGGCTGCCAAAGCTATTACGGAAGGTCGCTTCGCAGATGAGATTATTCCTATTAAGCTTCAAAGTAGAAAAGGTGAAAGTATCTTTGACCAAGATGAATATCCTCGTCTGACCCCACTTGATAAATTAGCAACACTTCGACCTGCCTTCAAAAAAGACGGTACGGTTACAGCTGCCAATGCCTCAGGTATCAATGATGGCTGCGCAGTCCTTGTGCTTATGTCGGAAGAAAAAGCAAAGCAACTGAACATTGAACCACTAGCCTATATAGAAAGCTATGCAACCAGTGGTCTAGACCCTACTCTTATGGGCATGGGGCCAGTAACTGCGAGCAAAAAAGCTCTTGAAAAAATCGGTAAAACTGTAGAAGATATTGACTTGTTCGAGTTGAACGAAGCCTTCGCAGCCCAGTCCATTCCAGTTGTCGAACAATTAGGGGTTGAACCCATTAAAGTCAATGTCAACGGTGGTGCTATCGCACTTGGTCATCCAATCGGAGCTAGCGGCAGTCGGATTTTGGTGACCCTCATCCACGAACTCATCAAGCAAGACAAAGAACTGGGACTATGTGCCCTCTGTATCGGTGGCGGTCAGGGAATTTCCCTCATCGTATCCAATGCAGAAAAACAGTAAACGATCACTTGTAAACAAAGGATAAATTATGAATATCGGTATTGATAAAATCGGCTTTGCGGCACCCGATTATGTTTTAGATTTGGCTGATTTGGCCCAAGCCCGCAACATTGATCCCAATAAATACAAAGTTGGACTTCTCCAGTCAGAAATGGCTGTCGCACCTGTTACACAAGATATTGTCACTCTTGGCGCCCAGGCTGCCGCAGCTATTTTGACCGAAGAAGATAAGCAAACCATCGACATGGTCATCGTCGGTACAGAATCAAGCGTCGATCAAAGTAAGGCTGCTGCTGTATCCATCCACGGTCTGCTCGGTATCCAGCCCTTCGCTCGTTCCATCGAGATGAAAGAGGCTTGTTATGGAGCTACTGCTGGACTAAGCTTAGCCAAGAGCCACATCGCTCAATTCCCTGAATCAAAAGTCTTGGTGATTGCCAGCGACATTGCCAAGTATGGAGCAGCTTCTGGCGGTGAACCAACTCAGGGCGCTGGAGCTGTTGCCATGTTAGTTACAGCAAATCCACGCATTTTGGTCCTCAACAATGACAATGTCTGCCAGACCCGCGACATCTATGACTTCTGGAGACCAAACTACGACAAGTACCCTCGTGTTGACGGTCGCTTCTCTACTGAGCAATACACTGACTGCTTGACCACGACCTTTGCCTACTACCAGAAGAAAACTGGCAAGGCCTTGCAGGATTTTGCAGCCATGTGCTTACACATTCCTTTCTCTAAGCAAGGGCTCAAAGGTTTGCAAGCCATTGCTGAAGATGAAGAAACCCTCAACCGCTTGACAGAACGTTTCCAAGAAGCTATCGTCTACAACAAGCTTGTCGGCAACATCTACACTGGCTCTATCTTCCTTTCTTTCCTTTCTCTTTTGGAAAATAGCAGAGCGCTCAAGGCAGGGGAGCAAATCCTCTTCTATAGCTATGGTAGCGGTGCTGTCTGTGAAATCTTCAGCGGTCAGCTGGTGGATGGTTTCCAACATCAATTGGAAGAAAACCGCTTAGAAAACCTCAACCAACGCAAAAAAATCAGTGTTGAAGAATACGAAAATATCTTCTTCCAAGAAATCATCCTAGACGAAACAGGTACGGCTATCGACCTACCTGTAGACCCAACACCATTTGCCCTTATCCAAGTAGATAAGCACAAACGTATCTATCGTAAATAAGCATTTTACCTATCATTCATTGGAATAATGAATGATAGGCTGATTGAATTTCCAGCACACTTTTCACAGTTGCGTCAACATCTCAGCGCAGTGGTTGATTGACAGATTTATTCGTGTTACCACACTCTAAATCTGACCATTTCGACTGTTGCGAACAATGTTCGCTCTATTTCCAACTTCCAACTGTCTCCCAGACAGTTGGAACTATGCGGGGGCGGGCTAAAATAGTCCAGTAGACTATTTTAGCCCGAGCCTATTGTTTGGAAGCGAGGAAAACTCTTTTCTATCAGTCAAGTTCTTTCCCGCTCCCCAAAACGGCGCCCTTTGGCTCTCATCCAAGGGCGCTTTTCGTTAGAAATTAGAAAGAGGAAACCATGGCACATTTCTCAGGATTCTATAAAAAATCACGTCAAGAACGCATTGATATTATCCATCACCATCGTTCCCTATCCGAAGATAGCCTAGACATTCTTTACAAAGACGAAAATCTGTCTGAAGCAATTGCAGGTAAGATGGCGGAAAACCATCTGGGAACTTTTTCCCTGCCCTTCTCTGTTCTGCCTGAACTGCTTGTGGATGGACAAATGTATTCTGTACCGATGGTCACTGAAGAACCTTCTGTGGTTGCAGCTGCCTCTTTCGGAGCCAAAATCATTGCTCGGTCTGGCGGTTTTACAACCACCATCCACAACCGCATCATGATTGGACAGGTAGCACTTTTTGATGTTCCTGATCATAGCAGAGCAAAACAAGTTATTCTTGACCAAAAGGACAATATTTTAGAAACTGCCAATCAAGCCCATCCATCTATTGTGAAACGCGGAGGGGGCGCTCGTGACCTGACTGTGGAAAGTAAGGAAGATTTTCTGATTGTCTATCTTCAGGTGGATGTTCAAGAAGCCATGGGCGCCAATATTCTCAATAATATGCTGGAAGCCATTAAGGATGACTTGGAAGAATTCAGTCAGGGACAGGCTTTGATGGGTATTCTTTCCAACTACGCAACGGAATCCCTGGTCACTGCCCAGTGCCGTCTTTCCATCTCCAGTCTTGCAACTAGCTCGGCTATTGCCCAAGAAACTGCTCAAAAAATCGCCCTGGCTAGCAAGCTGGCTCAGGTGGACCCTTATCGTGCTGCGACCCATAACAAGGGGATTTTTAACGGTATTGATGCCGTGGTGATTGCGACTGGAAACGACTGGCGGGCGGTGGAGGCTGGCGCTCATGCTTTTGCTAGTCGTGATGGCCACTATAAAGGGCTATCCACTTGGACAGTTGACGGGGAGCATTT is drawn from Streptococcus sp. 29892 and contains these coding sequences:
- a CDS encoding GAF domain-containing protein, coding for MNIEEKKSNYQLLLTQLEALLDGETNALANLSNASALLNQALPNSVFTGFYLYDGQELILGPFQGGVSCVHIALGKGVCGESASKRQTILVDDVRLHDNYISCDAAALSEIVVPMLKNDQLLGVLDLDSRLVADYDAIDQEYLEQFVALLVEKTDWNFAMFGEKG
- a CDS encoding DUF1294 domain-containing protein, translating into MSIQQMVSMVLMVWNIIVFLTYGLDKGKARKDAYRISEKNLLLMAYLGGGLGAWAGGTHFRHKTQKKYFQLAWAVGVLIDVLIIFWIWK
- a CDS encoding DUF3272 family protein, with translation MKMSQFLLLSLSTIIAIYFMNTSILSKDFLLAGIFAFIAFRNLHFAYKVTRFIRLVEKQSKK
- the dnaX gene encoding DNA polymerase III subunit gamma/tau; the protein is MYQALYRKYRSQTFGEMVGQEVVATTLKQAIEQGKISHAYLFSGPRGTGKTSTAKIFAKAMNCPNQVGGEPCNDCYICQAITEGSLEDVIEIDAASNNGVDEIRDIRDKSTYAPSLATYKVYIIDEVHMLSTGAFNALLKTLEEPTENVVFILATTELHKIPATILSRVQRFEFKSIKVTDIQAHLAQILTKEGLGFDDQALTIIARRAEGGMRDALSILDQALSLSHDQTVTLEIAEEITGSISLRALDDYIASLRQADSVSALVHLQTLFDQGKSMSRFATDLLHYLRDLLIVQTGGENTHLTAGFTDNLALAQERIFTMIELVTKSLADIKSSPQPKIYAEMMTIRLAESGSASGAMAELPADVVSQISSLQQQVADLQKQLSQLSNQQSAVKPVSRKPQAPKKYRLDTSKVHAILQEAMENPALARENLTRLQNAWGEIIESLSGADRALLVGSQPVAANENHAILAFESPLNAEQTMKRDNLNTMFGNILSKAAGFSPQILAIAQEDWVSIRAEFSAKAKGQKTQEVEKEESPVPEEFGFLADTVEIVND
- the birA gene encoding bifunctional biotin--[acetyl-CoA-carboxylase] ligase/biotin operon repressor BirA, with the translated sequence MKTYQKIYLLLKEKDDYVSGEDLAQELGISRTSIWKAIRQLEAHGLTIEAARNRGYKLAEGDLLLPELISQELQLPVHLNADSDSTQLDAKQGIEAGHASPALYLAPYQNKAKGRFGRPFYASKSGGIYMSLRLSPNVPFLEFKPYTILAAAAVVKAIQSLCDLDVQIKWVNDIYLGQKKVAGILTEAISSMENQRVTDVIIGVGINVHIDDFPKELRQSAGNLFDDQPPFTRNQLITAIWKAFLETDDKELIALYKEKSLVVGQQVSFIENQVEFKGTAIAVTDTGNLVIQLDNGKAKIISSGEISLTSWTASPPNE
- a CDS encoding PadR family transcriptional regulator, with the protein product MPKQRILPHIILGIMGASGQMVTGKQITDYVQRDLGEFWQVAHSQVYPELKRMTKEELITCHAVPGNEKEKQYAMTATGRQILEDWLSIPNDETPQQKDLFSIKMFFIRDKKDPRIPGLLENQIELVTKHLKHLDSRKVELFSTKESIQDNYGHYLILTRAIERNRAQLKWLEDTLASL
- the udk gene encoding uridine kinase — encoded protein: MTQKPIIIGVTGGSGGGKTSVSRAILDNFPNARISMIEHDSYYKNQSHLTFEERILTNYDHPLAFDTDLMIYHLGELLAGRSVDIPIYDYTQHTRSDKTYHQEPQDVFIVEGILVLEDKRLRDLMDIKIFVDTDDDIRIIRRIKRDMEERGRSLDSIIEQYTTVVKPMYHQFIEPTKRYADIVIPEGVSNLVAIDLINTKVESILRERG